The following coding sequences are from one Humulus lupulus chromosome X, drHumLupu1.1, whole genome shotgun sequence window:
- the LOC133803534 gene encoding protein NRT1/ PTR FAMILY 5.10-like isoform X1, translating to MADEVETPMLLNPVDGAVDYKGRPFFRFRCGGWRSASLIIGVEVAERFAYYGVSSNLVTYLTGPLGESTATAAANVNAWAGTAALLPLLGGFIADSFLGRYRTVIVASLLYILGLGLLSMSATLPSVSGFGCQNNNNMLCSTPQFRVILFYFSLYLVAIGKGGHKPCTQAFGADQFDGQDPEECKCKSSFFNWWYCCAAAGVIVSVLIVSYIQDNLSWALGFGLPCIAMVIGLVVFLLGTTTYRYSIELNKRGPFVRIGSVFVAAFRNRRRTLGLLPDRDSDQFRFLNRALLAPTHLQEDDCVCSRADIEEAKAVLRLVPIWLTCLTYGIVFAQSSTLFTKQGATMDRTIVSGSSSKISAASLQCFIYLTVLIFLPIYDRIFVPVARTFTRAPSGITMLQRIGVGFLFHALSMVVAALVELKRLKTAQEYDLVDMPSAMIPMSVWWLLPQYLLFGIADVFSLVGMQEFFYDQVPTELRSIGLALYFSVFGIGSFLSSFLISVIEKATADGEGRNSWFSNNLNRAHLDYFYWLLFGLSTVGFAAYLHFANSYIYNTRGKR from the exons ATGGCGGACGAAGTCGAAACTCCGATGCTACTCAACCCCGTCGACGGCGCCGTTGACTACAAAGGTCGTCCGTTTTTCAGATTCAGATGCGGAGGTTGGAGATCAGCGTCTTTAATCATAG GTGTTGAGGTTGCTGAGAGATTCGCCTACTATGGGGTCAGCTCAAACCTCGTGACCTATCTGACTGGGCCACTCGGAGAGTCGACGGCAACCGCGGCGGCCAACGTCAATGCTTGGGCAGGAACGGCGGCGTTGCTGCCTCTCTTGGGAGGATTCATCGCCGATTCTTTTCTTGGGCGATATCGAACCGTTATTGTTGCTTCTCTGCTTTATATTTTG GGACTAGGTCTGTTGAGTATGTCAGCTACTTTGCCATCTGTGAGTGGTTTTGGCTGCCAAAACAACAACAATATGCTTTGTTCTACTCCTCAGTTCCGTGTAATACTGTTCTACTTTTCCTTATATTTAGTAGCAATTGGCAAAGGTGGACATAAGCCATGCACTCAGGCTTTTGGAGCTGATCAGTTCGATGGTCAAGATCCAGAGGAGTGCAAGTGCAAGAGCTCATTCTTTAACTGGTGGTATTGTTGTGCTGCTGCAGGTGTTATAGTATCAGTTTTAATCGTAAGCTACATACAAGACAACCTGAGTTGGGCTCTTGGATTTGGACTTCCTTGTATTGCGATGGTCATTGGATTGGTTGTTTTCTTGCTTGGAACTACAACTTATAGGTATAGCATTGAGCTGAACAAGAGAGGTCCCTTTGTGAGAATTGGTAGTGTGTTTGTTGCAGCATTTAGGAACAGGCGAAGAACTCTTGGATTATTGCCTGACCGAGATTCTGATCAATTCAG ATTCCTCAACAGAGCACTGCTCGCACCAACTCATTTGCAGGAAGATGATTGTGTTTGTAGCAGAGCTGATATCGAAGAAGCAAAGGCTGTACTTAGGCTTGTTCCAATATGGTTGACATGCTTGACATATGGTATTGTGTTTGCACAATCGTCAACCTTGTTTACAAAGCAAGGGGCCACCATGGACAGAACGATTGTCTCAGGCTCTAGCTCTAAAATATCTGCTGCTTCACTTCAGTGCTTTATATACCTTACCGTTCTTATCTTCTTGCCCATTTATGATCGCATTTTTGTTCCAGTGGCTAGAACTTTCACTAGAGCACCATCTGGAATCACAATGCTGCAGAGAATAGGAGTTGGGTTTTTGTTTCATGCTTTGAGTATGGTCGTTGCAGCTCTTGTTGAGTTGAAAAGGCTCAAAACTGCTCAAGAATACGACCTAGTTGATATGCCAAGTGCAATGATTCCAATGAGTGTGTGGTGGTTGTTACCTCAGTACCTCCTCTTTGGAATAGCTGATGTTTTCAGTTTGGTTGGCATGCAAGAGTTCTTCTATGACCAAGTCCCAACAGAGTTAAGAAGCATAGGACTTGCCCTTTACTTTAGTGTATTTGGCATTGGGAGCTTCTTAAGCAGCTTTCTTATTTCTGTCATTGAGAAAGCAACAGCAGATGGAGAAGGAAGAAACAGCTGGTTTTCTAATAACCTGAATCGGGCTCATCTTGATTACTTCTATTGGCTTCTTTTTGGACTTAGTACTGTCGGGTTTGCTGCCTACTTACATTTTGCAAATTCTTATATTTATAATACAAGAGGTAAAAGATAA
- the LOC133803534 gene encoding protein NRT1/ PTR FAMILY 5.10-like isoform X2, protein MADEVETPMLLNPVDGAVDYKGRPFFRFRCGGWRSASLIIGVEVAERFAYYGVSSNLVTYLTGPLGESTATAAANVNAWAGTAALLPLLGGFIADSFLGRYRTVIVASLLYILGLGLLSMSATLPSVSGFGCQNNNNMLCSTPQFRVIVSVLIVSYIQDNLSWALGFGLPCIAMVIGLVVFLLGTTTYRYSIELNKRGPFVRIGSVFVAAFRNRRRTLGLLPDRDSDQFRFLNRALLAPTHLQEDDCVCSRADIEEAKAVLRLVPIWLTCLTYGIVFAQSSTLFTKQGATMDRTIVSGSSSKISAASLQCFIYLTVLIFLPIYDRIFVPVARTFTRAPSGITMLQRIGVGFLFHALSMVVAALVELKRLKTAQEYDLVDMPSAMIPMSVWWLLPQYLLFGIADVFSLVGMQEFFYDQVPTELRSIGLALYFSVFGIGSFLSSFLISVIEKATADGEGRNSWFSNNLNRAHLDYFYWLLFGLSTVGFAAYLHFANSYIYNTRGKR, encoded by the exons ATGGCGGACGAAGTCGAAACTCCGATGCTACTCAACCCCGTCGACGGCGCCGTTGACTACAAAGGTCGTCCGTTTTTCAGATTCAGATGCGGAGGTTGGAGATCAGCGTCTTTAATCATAG GTGTTGAGGTTGCTGAGAGATTCGCCTACTATGGGGTCAGCTCAAACCTCGTGACCTATCTGACTGGGCCACTCGGAGAGTCGACGGCAACCGCGGCGGCCAACGTCAATGCTTGGGCAGGAACGGCGGCGTTGCTGCCTCTCTTGGGAGGATTCATCGCCGATTCTTTTCTTGGGCGATATCGAACCGTTATTGTTGCTTCTCTGCTTTATATTTTG GGACTAGGTCTGTTGAGTATGTCAGCTACTTTGCCATCTGTGAGTGGTTTTGGCTGCCAAAACAACAACAATATGCTTTGTTCTACTCCTCAGTTCC GTGTTATAGTATCAGTTTTAATCGTAAGCTACATACAAGACAACCTGAGTTGGGCTCTTGGATTTGGACTTCCTTGTATTGCGATGGTCATTGGATTGGTTGTTTTCTTGCTTGGAACTACAACTTATAGGTATAGCATTGAGCTGAACAAGAGAGGTCCCTTTGTGAGAATTGGTAGTGTGTTTGTTGCAGCATTTAGGAACAGGCGAAGAACTCTTGGATTATTGCCTGACCGAGATTCTGATCAATTCAG ATTCCTCAACAGAGCACTGCTCGCACCAACTCATTTGCAGGAAGATGATTGTGTTTGTAGCAGAGCTGATATCGAAGAAGCAAAGGCTGTACTTAGGCTTGTTCCAATATGGTTGACATGCTTGACATATGGTATTGTGTTTGCACAATCGTCAACCTTGTTTACAAAGCAAGGGGCCACCATGGACAGAACGATTGTCTCAGGCTCTAGCTCTAAAATATCTGCTGCTTCACTTCAGTGCTTTATATACCTTACCGTTCTTATCTTCTTGCCCATTTATGATCGCATTTTTGTTCCAGTGGCTAGAACTTTCACTAGAGCACCATCTGGAATCACAATGCTGCAGAGAATAGGAGTTGGGTTTTTGTTTCATGCTTTGAGTATGGTCGTTGCAGCTCTTGTTGAGTTGAAAAGGCTCAAAACTGCTCAAGAATACGACCTAGTTGATATGCCAAGTGCAATGATTCCAATGAGTGTGTGGTGGTTGTTACCTCAGTACCTCCTCTTTGGAATAGCTGATGTTTTCAGTTTGGTTGGCATGCAAGAGTTCTTCTATGACCAAGTCCCAACAGAGTTAAGAAGCATAGGACTTGCCCTTTACTTTAGTGTATTTGGCATTGGGAGCTTCTTAAGCAGCTTTCTTATTTCTGTCATTGAGAAAGCAACAGCAGATGGAGAAGGAAGAAACAGCTGGTTTTCTAATAACCTGAATCGGGCTCATCTTGATTACTTCTATTGGCTTCTTTTTGGACTTAGTACTGTCGGGTTTGCTGCCTACTTACATTTTGCAAATTCTTATATTTATAATACAAGAGGTAAAAGATAA